The Desulfonatronospira thiodismutans ASO3-1 DNA segment ATAAGACCCTCTCCCCACAGGGCCATGAGCCAGCTTTCCACCACCAGGAGCCCGGCGGTGATTCCGAAAAGAAAATCCACCCGCTGCAGGCTTTCCTGCATGTCCACCGCCCTGAGGGTCAGGATGCCCAGCCCGAAACCTGCAGCCAGGCCGAAGAGGTGCGCCCCCACGTCGGTATTCTCACCCCCCACACCCAGCATGGCCAGCAGGGCCAGACCCAGGACAAAGGCATTGCCCATGGACAGCCTGGAAAATTTTACAGAGTGTATGGACATGATGCCCACCGCTGCAAACACGGCCGTGGAAAAACCGATGCTGTTGTGGGCCGGAGACATGACTATGGCGTTTATATAATTGCCCAGGGCCCCGGCAGCCAGGATGGTCAGCCAGCCCAGGCCCAGGCCCAGGCGGGAGCATACCGCCACCACAAAAGGAGCCCCTATGATAACATTGCCCAGGACATGGGCCGGGTCCCCGTGCAGGGTCAGAGCGGTGATGGTCCGCCACCATTCCCCGCCTGTAATTATCTTTGAAGCATTGGCGCTGCCCTGTTCCAGCCAGGGCAGAAACTGCCATTCGGACTGCCCCAGCCCTTCGTAGACCACGGTAAAAAAAAGAAGCAAAAGAGACAGGACAAAAAGGGAGCTGACAGCATTCTGCTGCCTGGGAGCCTGGTCCGGCTCGTACTTCTCCAGCTCCACTTCCTCTTCTTCGTAGCGACGCACTTCCTCCACGGCCCGGGGTGCCTGGGAAGCCGGAACCATAATACGCCCATGCTCCCAGTGATAATCCACGCCCATGGCAATGAGCACCAGCTCCCACTCCTTTTTCTTGCTCCCATCCCCCCTGTACAGCCCCAGAAGGTCCAGCTCCTTTATCAGATCCCTGTAGTTTTCAGACATTCATGTATTTCCGGGGCATATCTGGTTGCGGCCTTTTTGATTATCCTGCGGTAACTATTCAGCACCTGCGAACGAAAAGTCAGGGTCCGGGGGTTCGGCAAACAGGGTCCCGCACTTACTTTTTCTATGTCTGACCAATTTTCAAATCAAGACTTGCCAAAAAGTAAGTGCGGGATCTGAACGACGCGTAGTCACGCCTGTGGCGTGATTAATCAAAACCGTAAAACACCGAACCTGATTCAAAGCATGTTACAGGAAATATCCTGGTTATCAAACCCGTGTATAGGTTTTGATTTACGCTTCCTTGGAGCGAGTTTTTACGTCCTGTTTGCCGAATTTCCGGACCATGTGGAATAGTAACGCAGAATATTTACGATCTCTTGCGCAGCTTGCGCTTGTCCCCCACCCTCATGGTCAGCTTTTCCTTGTCCATGAATTCCATAAGGGGTATAGCGAACTTGCGCGAAAGCCCGGTAATCTCCTTGAATTCCACCGGTCCCATTTCCTCGTTTTTCTCCAGGTAATCCTTGACCTTGTCCTTTAGTTCCTGAACCGCCCCGGCTGAAAAATAAAAATCCTCGTTTATCTTCACCAGTTCCTTTTCATCCTGCAAAAGCCTGAGCACAGGGCCTGCTTCCTTCATCTCCAGACCCAGTTCTTCCAGGAGCTTTTTCACAGTGGGGGGCTGAATCCCGGCCTGTCTGTAGGTCCGGGTAATCTTTTCCCGCAGCTTCTCCTGGTCCGCGGCCAGGGAGACCTTGTGCTGGGGCAGGCGGTAATACTCCTGTTCGGAAACTATCTTTTCGGCCCGCACCAGGCGCTCCAGGACAAAAAAGAACAGCTTTTCCGGGATATCCCTGGCCCATTTCCCGGCCAACTCCCCCCTGGACACGCCCTGGCGCATGGGAAATCTGCGGTGCAGTTCCTGAAGCTCTGCCAGCATGCTTTCTTCCAGCCTTTTTACCACCTCCCCGGCCACGTAGATGCGGCTTTCCTTGTCCACCAGAAATACTTCCTGCCGCCCCCCCATGAGCTGCAGCTTTTTCTGCAGCTCCTTGCTTTCCAGGTCTGTCAGGATCACCAGCTGGGCCAGGGAAAGACCTTTGCTTCCGGCAATCTCCAGCTGCACCTGGATAAGCTCTTCGGCCCTGGCCCGGGCCAGTCTTTCCAGAGTCTGTACCTGGCTGGAAAACCTTTTTACCTTGCCCGCCAGTGGATTTATTATCCCGGCCCCGGCAATGGTCCGCAGGGGGGAGTATGAGCGGATGACGCAGCGATCTCCGTAAACACCGGCCATGGGGTCCTCGAAACGCACCTGGCAGACGCACCTTTCCCCGGGCTCCAGCTTGTCCCGGTCCAGGAGATAGATCCTGGCCAGGACTTCCTTGGCCCCGTGATGAAAATGCACCTGGGTGCGGTGCTTCAAGGGCCTGGGGGCGGATTCTAAGTGGGTAAGCTCCAGGTCCCAGGCCCTGGAGGGAAAAAGGGTGCCTGGTTTGCCCAGAACAAAACCGCGTTCCAGGTCCTCCACCTCCAGCCCGTGCAGATTGACCGCGGTGCGCATCCCGGCCTGGCTCTCCTGGGTCTGCTCCCCGTGCACCTGCAGGGAGCGAACCTTGGAGGTTATCTCCTGAGGATAAATCATGACCTCTTCCCCAACCTTTATCCGTCCGGAGACCGTGGTCCCGGTAATAACCGTGCCATGTCCGCGCATGGTGAAAATCCTGTCCATGGGCAGACGGAAAAGATCCGAGCGGCGATGCGGCTTGAACTCCCCGGCCATCTGCCGGATATGCCCCAGAAGCTCCTGGATGCCTTGGCCGGTATGCGCAGAAACCGGGACCACAGGAGCATCCTTTAGAAAAGTGTCCTGCAGGTAGTCGGACACATCCTCCTGCACCAGCTCCAGCCACTCGGGATCAGCCATGTCGGTCTTGGTCAGGGCCACCAGTCCGGTCTCCACCCCCAGCAGGGTGCATACATCCAGATGCTCCCGTGTCTGGGGCATGACCCCTTCGTCCGCCGCGATTACCAGCAAAACAAAATCTATGCCCGAGGCCCCGGAAACCATGTTCTTGACAAAACGCTCATGCCCGGGGACATCGATTATCCCCAGGCGCATTCCCGGCTCCAGGTCCATGAAGGCAAAACCCAGCTCAATGGTAATGCCGCGTTTTTTTTCCTCCACCAGCCGGTCGCATTCCATGCCGGACAGGGCCTTGAT contains these protein-coding regions:
- the selB gene encoding selenocysteine-specific translation elongation factor, encoding MPVIMGTAGHIDHGKTTLIKALSGMECDRLVEEKKRGITIELGFAFMDLEPGMRLGIIDVPGHERFVKNMVSGASGIDFVLLVIAADEGVMPQTREHLDVCTLLGVETGLVALTKTDMADPEWLELVQEDVSDYLQDTFLKDAPVVPVSAHTGQGIQELLGHIRQMAGEFKPHRRSDLFRLPMDRIFTMRGHGTVITGTTVSGRIKVGEEVMIYPQEITSKVRSLQVHGEQTQESQAGMRTAVNLHGLEVEDLERGFVLGKPGTLFPSRAWDLELTHLESAPRPLKHRTQVHFHHGAKEVLARIYLLDRDKLEPGERCVCQVRFEDPMAGVYGDRCVIRSYSPLRTIAGAGIINPLAGKVKRFSSQVQTLERLARARAEELIQVQLEIAGSKGLSLAQLVILTDLESKELQKKLQLMGGRQEVFLVDKESRIYVAGEVVKRLEESMLAELQELHRRFPMRQGVSRGELAGKWARDIPEKLFFFVLERLVRAEKIVSEQEYYRLPQHKVSLAADQEKLREKITRTYRQAGIQPPTVKKLLEELGLEMKEAGPVLRLLQDEKELVKINEDFYFSAGAVQELKDKVKDYLEKNEEMGPVEFKEITGLSRKFAIPLMEFMDKEKLTMRVGDKRKLRKRS
- a CDS encoding rhomboid family intramembrane serine protease, with product MSENYRDLIKELDLLGLYRGDGSKKKEWELVLIAMGVDYHWEHGRIMVPASQAPRAVEEVRRYEEEEVELEKYEPDQAPRQQNAVSSLFVLSLLLLFFTVVYEGLGQSEWQFLPWLEQGSANASKIITGGEWWRTITALTLHGDPAHVLGNVIIGAPFVVAVCSRLGLGLGWLTILAAGALGNYINAIVMSPAHNSIGFSTAVFAAVGIMSIHSVKFSRLSMGNAFVLGLALLAMLGVGGENTDVGAHLFGLAAGFGLGILTLRAVDMQESLQRVDFLFGITAGLLVVESWLMALWGEGLMDVLF